From Pseudomonas putida, one genomic window encodes:
- a CDS encoding acylase translates to MTCVGLAAALVASSLAAQAQAASSDASAQIRRTSFGVPHIVAKDERGLGYGIGYAYGQDNLCLLANEVLTVNGERSRFFGAQGKTLEQRDNLASDLFFTWLNTPTAVNSFLQAQPSEVRDLLEGYASGFNRALAERRSQGLPAECGDGQWLRPITSLDLIKLTRRLLAEGGLGQFAEALAGAQPPQLTSQQAAHTFGEALAQQQRFASERGSNAVAVGAERSANGRGLLLANPHFPWRGGMRFYQMQLSIPGQLDVMGAALPGLPVVNIGFNRHLAWTHTVDTSKHFTLYKLQLDPQDPTRYVFDGKSLPLTRQAVSVTVKAEDGTLSQVERQVYSSKFGPVVQWPGRLDWDSKTAYSLRDANLDNTRVLQQWYRINRADSLAALQGSIEQLQGIPWVNTLAVDSGGKALYLNQSVVPYVDQQLLSQCSNPAAQGPLVVLDGSRSACQWKVDAQAAQPGIFPPRLLPSLARNDFVQSSNDPAWMTNPAQPLTGYSPLISRSDQPLGMRGRFALERLQGKAKLGVEDLQRMVMDDEVYLASLVLPDLLQWCKGAEADLQALCTSLASWDGKADLDSGIGLVHFQNIVEHMARHPQSWRVAFDPADPQHTPRGLAVEQAAVRKLLREAALASLQQVAKAGVAEGSRWGQIQQAADGTPVPGGAQAMGVYNAIYSVPHGPGKRLVVSGTSYLQLVSFTEDGPQARGLLAFSQSSEAASAHSSDQTKAFSAKQLAPIPFTEAQIKADPEYRQYVISEGDKAAVASRP, encoded by the coding sequence GCGCGGTCTGGGTTACGGCATCGGTTATGCCTATGGCCAAGACAATCTATGCCTGCTGGCCAATGAAGTGCTGACGGTCAACGGAGAACGTTCGCGCTTTTTTGGCGCGCAGGGCAAAACCCTCGAGCAGCGCGATAACCTGGCCAGCGACCTGTTCTTCACCTGGCTCAATACGCCGACCGCGGTCAACAGCTTCCTCCAGGCCCAACCCTCTGAGGTGCGCGATTTGCTGGAAGGCTATGCCAGTGGTTTCAACCGTGCCCTGGCCGAGCGCCGTAGCCAAGGGCTGCCGGCAGAATGCGGGGATGGCCAGTGGTTGCGGCCGATCACCAGCCTGGACCTGATCAAGCTGACCCGCCGTCTGCTGGCGGAGGGCGGGTTGGGGCAATTCGCCGAAGCGTTGGCGGGTGCTCAACCGCCACAGTTGACCAGCCAGCAGGCAGCGCACACTTTCGGCGAGGCACTTGCCCAGCAACAGCGTTTCGCTTCTGAACGGGGCAGCAATGCCGTTGCCGTGGGCGCAGAGCGTTCGGCCAACGGCCGCGGCCTGTTGCTGGCCAACCCGCATTTCCCCTGGAGGGGCGGGATGCGCTTCTACCAGATGCAGCTGTCCATCCCAGGCCAGCTGGACGTGATGGGGGCCGCACTGCCTGGTTTGCCGGTAGTGAACATTGGTTTCAACCGTCATCTGGCCTGGACTCATACGGTCGATACTTCCAAACACTTCACGCTCTATAAACTGCAACTGGACCCGCAAGACCCGACGCGGTACGTGTTCGATGGCAAGTCCTTGCCCCTGACCCGGCAGGCTGTGAGTGTCACGGTCAAGGCTGAAGATGGCACACTGAGCCAGGTGGAGCGCCAGGTCTACAGCTCGAAATTCGGGCCCGTGGTGCAGTGGCCAGGCCGCCTGGACTGGGACAGCAAAACCGCCTACAGCCTGCGTGACGCCAATCTGGACAATACCCGTGTGCTGCAGCAGTGGTATCGCATCAACCGTGCCGATAGCCTGGCGGCACTGCAGGGCTCGATCGAGCAGCTGCAAGGCATACCCTGGGTCAACACCTTGGCTGTCGATTCGGGCGGTAAGGCGCTCTACCTTAACCAGTCGGTGGTGCCCTACGTGGACCAGCAGTTGCTCAGCCAGTGCAGCAACCCGGCGGCGCAAGGCCCGCTGGTAGTGCTCGATGGCTCGCGCAGCGCCTGCCAGTGGAAGGTCGATGCCCAGGCGGCGCAGCCTGGCATCTTCCCGCCGCGTCTGTTGCCCAGCCTTGCGCGCAACGATTTCGTGCAGAGCTCCAACGACCCGGCGTGGATGACCAACCCCGCCCAGCCGTTGACCGGTTACTCACCGCTGATCAGCCGCAGCGACCAGCCATTGGGTATGCGCGGGCGCTTCGCGCTCGAGCGCCTGCAAGGCAAGGCCAAGCTGGGCGTGGAGGACCTGCAGCGTATGGTGATGGATGACGAGGTCTACCTGGCCAGCCTGGTGCTTCCAGACTTGCTGCAATGGTGCAAAGGCGCTGAGGCCGATTTGCAGGCGTTATGTACGAGCCTGGCAAGCTGGGATGGCAAGGCTGACCTTGACAGTGGGATTGGCCTGGTGCATTTCCAGAACATCGTCGAACACATGGCCAGGCATCCGCAAAGCTGGCGGGTGGCGTTTGATCCGGCAGACCCGCAACACACCCCCCGCGGGTTGGCAGTGGAGCAGGCCGCGGTGCGCAAGTTGCTGCGCGAAGCGGCGCTGGCCTCCCTGCAGCAGGTCGCCAAAGCCGGGGTTGCTGAAGGCAGCCGTTGGGGGCAGATCCAGCAGGCGGCCGATGGCACGCCGGTACCGGGCGGCGCGCAGGCGATGGGGGTGTACAACGCGATCTACAGCGTCCCGCATGGGCCGGGCAAGCGCTTGGTGGTCAGTGGCACCAGTTACCTGCAACTGGTCAGTTTCACCGAGGATGGGCCGCAGGCGCGGGGGCTGTTGGCCTTCTCGCAATCCAGCGAAGCCGCTTCGGCCCATTCGAGCGACCAGACCAAGGCCTTCTCGGCCAAGCAATTGGCGCCCATTCCGTTCACCGAGGCGCAAATCAAGGCTGACCCTGAGTATCGGCAGTATGTGATCAGCGAAGGTGACAAGGCGGCGGTGGCGAGCCGGCCATGA
- a CDS encoding UDP-2,3-diacylglucosamine diphosphatase, which yields MILLISDLHLQEERPDITRAFLDLLDGRARHADALYILGDFFEAWIGDDAMTPFQQSICQALRRLSDSGTAVYLMHGNRDFLIGEGFCQAAGCTLLADPSVISLGGEQVLLMHGDTLCTRDIGYMKMRRYLRNPLSLWVLRHLPLATRQKLARKLRSESRAQTRMKATDIVDVTAEEVPAVMAAHGVKTLVHGHTHRPAIHKLVVNGEPARRIVLGDWDRRGWTLQVDAQGFQLEPFEFS from the coding sequence GTGATACTGCTGATCTCTGATCTGCATCTGCAAGAAGAACGCCCGGACATCACCCGGGCGTTTCTTGATCTGCTCGACGGCCGCGCACGCCACGCCGATGCGCTGTACATCCTCGGCGACTTCTTCGAAGCCTGGATCGGCGACGATGCCATGACGCCCTTTCAGCAGTCGATCTGCCAGGCCCTGCGCCGGCTGAGCGACAGCGGCACGGCCGTCTACCTGATGCACGGCAACCGCGACTTTTTGATTGGCGAGGGCTTCTGCCAAGCGGCCGGCTGCACCTTGCTGGCCGACCCCAGCGTGATCAGCCTTGGCGGCGAGCAGGTTTTGCTGATGCATGGCGACACCCTGTGCACCCGCGACATCGGCTACATGAAAATGCGCCGCTATCTGCGCAACCCGTTGAGCCTGTGGGTTCTACGGCACTTGCCGCTTGCCACCCGGCAGAAGCTGGCGCGCAAGCTGCGTAGCGAAAGCCGTGCCCAGACGCGCATGAAAGCCACCGACATTGTCGATGTCACAGCCGAAGAAGTGCCAGCGGTGATGGCGGCGCACGGTGTGAAAACGCTGGTGCATGGCCACACTCACCGGCCGGCGATCCACAAGCTGGTGGTGAACGGGGAGCCGGCCCGGCGCATCGTGCTGGGCGATTGGGACCGTCGCGGCTGGACTCTGCAGGTCGATGCGCAGGGCTTTCAGTTGGAACCCTTCGAGTTTTCCTGA
- a CDS encoding peptidylprolyl isomerase, producing the protein MSKVKLTTNHGVIVLQLDAEKAPLTTENFVQYVKDGHYDGTVFHRVIKGFMIQGGGFEPGMSQKKTRASIQNEADNGLKNTKYSIAMARTMDPHSASAQFFINASDNDFLNHSGKNTQGWGYAVFGEVTEGREIVDAIEKVATGSNAGHQDVPKDDVIIEKAEIVE; encoded by the coding sequence ATGTCCAAAGTCAAACTGACCACCAACCACGGCGTTATCGTCCTGCAACTGGACGCCGAAAAGGCGCCGCTCACCACGGAAAACTTCGTTCAGTACGTCAAGGACGGTCACTACGACGGCACCGTGTTCCACCGTGTGATCAAGGGTTTCATGATCCAGGGCGGCGGCTTCGAGCCAGGCATGAGCCAGAAGAAGACCCGCGCCAGCATCCAGAACGAAGCTGACAACGGCCTGAAGAACACCAAGTACAGCATCGCCATGGCCCGCACCATGGACCCGCACTCGGCCTCGGCCCAGTTCTTCATCAACGCCTCCGACAACGACTTCCTCAACCACAGCGGCAAGAACACCCAGGGCTGGGGCTACGCGGTGTTCGGCGAAGTAACCGAAGGCCGTGAAATCGTCGACGCCATCGAAAAGGTTGCCACCGGTTCCAACGCTGGCCACCAGGACGTACCTAAAGACGACGTGATCATCGAGAAAGCCGAGATCGTTGAGTGA
- a CDS encoding glutamine--tRNA ligase/YqeY domain fusion protein codes for MSKPTADNAPNAAAKGAPAVPANFLRPIIQADLDSGKHSSIVTRFPPEPNGYLHIGHAKSICVNFGLAKEFGGVCHLRFDDTNPAKEDQEYIDAIQRDVKWLGFDWAGEVRYASNYFDQLHDWAVELIKRGKAYVCDLTPDQAKAYRGSLTEPGQNSPFRERSVEENLDLFARMKAGEFKDGERVLRAKIDMASPNMNLRDPILYRIRHAHHHQTGDKWCIYPNYDFTHGQSDAIEGITHSICTLEFEGHRPLYDWFLENLPVPAHPRQYEFSRLNLNYTITSKRKLKQLVDEKHVSGWDDPRMSTLSGFRRRGYTPASIRNFCEMVGTNRSDGVVDMSMLEFSIRDDLDRTAPRAMCVLRPLKVVITNYPEGQVEQLELPRHPKEDMGVRVLPFARELYIDRDDFMEEPPKGYKRLEPAGEVRLRGSYVIRADEAVKDADGNIVELRCSYDPETLGKNPEGRKVKGVIHWVPADASVECEVRLYDRLFRSPNPEKAEEGASFLDNINPGSLQVLTGCRAEPSLGQAQPEDRFQFEREGYFCADLKDSQPGRPVFNRTVTLRDSWGS; via the coding sequence ATGAGCAAGCCCACTGCCGACAACGCGCCCAACGCCGCTGCCAAAGGCGCCCCCGCCGTCCCTGCGAACTTCCTGCGGCCGATCATCCAGGCCGACCTGGACTCGGGCAAGCACAGCAGCATCGTCACTCGTTTTCCGCCGGAGCCCAATGGCTACCTGCACATTGGCCATGCCAAGTCGATCTGCGTCAACTTCGGCCTGGCCAAGGAGTTCGGCGGCGTCTGTCACCTGCGCTTCGACGACACCAACCCGGCCAAGGAAGACCAGGAGTACATCGATGCCATCCAGCGCGACGTCAAATGGCTGGGCTTCGACTGGGCCGGCGAGGTGCGTTATGCCTCGAACTACTTCGACCAACTGCACGATTGGGCCGTTGAACTGATCAAGCGTGGCAAGGCCTATGTCTGCGACCTGACCCCTGATCAGGCCAAGGCCTACCGTGGCAGCCTGACCGAGCCTGGCCAGAACAGCCCGTTCCGTGAGCGCAGCGTCGAAGAGAACCTCGACCTGTTCGCCCGCATGAAGGCTGGCGAGTTCAAGGATGGCGAGCGCGTGCTGCGGGCCAAGATCGACATGGCCTCGCCGAACATGAACCTGCGCGACCCGATCCTGTACCGCATCCGTCATGCCCACCACCACCAGACCGGTGACAAGTGGTGCATTTACCCCAACTATGACTTCACCCATGGTCAGTCCGATGCCATCGAAGGCATCACCCACTCGATCTGCACCCTGGAGTTCGAAGGCCATCGGCCGCTGTACGACTGGTTCCTCGAGAACCTGCCGGTACCGGCGCACCCGCGTCAGTACGAGTTCAGCCGCCTCAACCTGAACTACACCATCACCTCCAAGCGCAAGCTCAAGCAGCTGGTCGACGAGAAACATGTCAGCGGCTGGGACGACCCGCGCATGTCCACCCTGTCGGGCTTCCGCCGTCGCGGTTACACCCCGGCCTCGATCCGCAACTTCTGCGAGATGGTCGGTACCAACCGCTCCGACGGCGTCGTCGACATGTCGATGCTCGAATTCAGCATCCGTGACGACCTCGACCGCACCGCGCCACGCGCCATGTGCGTGCTGCGCCCGCTCAAAGTGGTCATCACCAACTACCCTGAAGGCCAGGTCGAGCAGCTCGAACTGCCGCGCCACCCCAAGGAAGACATGGGCGTGCGCGTGCTGCCCTTCGCTCGCGAGCTGTACATCGACCGCGACGATTTCATGGAAGAGCCGCCAAAGGGTTACAAGCGCCTGGAGCCGGCCGGTGAAGTGCGCCTGCGTGGCAGCTACGTGATCCGCGCCGACGAAGCGGTCAAGGACGCCGATGGCAACATCGTCGAGCTGCGCTGCTCCTACGACCCGGAGACCCTGGGCAAGAACCCCGAGGGCCGCAAGGTCAAGGGCGTGATCCATTGGGTGCCGGCAGACGCCAGTGTCGAATGCGAAGTGCGCCTGTACGACCGCCTGTTCCGCTCGCCGAACCCAGAGAAGGCCGAGGAGGGCGCCAGCTTCCTCGACAACATCAACCCGGGCTCGCTGCAAGTGCTGACCGGCTGCCGTGCCGAGCCGTCGCTGGGCCAGGCGCAGCCTGAAGACCGCTTCCAGTTCGAGCGCGAAGGCTACTTCTGCGCCGACCTCAAGGACAGCCAGCCGGGCCGCCCGGTGTTCAACCGCACCGTCACCCTGCGTGACTCCTGGGGCAGCTAA
- the cysS gene encoding cysteine--tRNA ligase produces MLTIYNTLSKTKEVFKPLDGNKVRMYVCGMTVYDYCHLGHGRSMVAFDLVTRWLRKSGYELTYVRNITDIDDKIINRANENGETFDALTARMIDAMHEDERRLNILKPDQEPRATDHIAGMHAMIQTLIDKGYAYAPGNGDVYYRVGKFVGYGKLSRKKIEDLRIGARIEVDEAKQDPLDFVLWKGVKPGEPYWDSPWGPGRPGWHIECSVMSTCCLGESFDIHGGGSDLEFPHHENEIAQSEAATGKQYANAWMHCGMIRINGEKMSKSLNNFFTIRDVLDVYHPEVVRYLLVASHYRSAINYSEDSLRDAKGALERFYHALRGLPRVAAKGGEEFVERFSVAMNDDFNTPEACAVLFDLVREINRLRDSEPDAAAGLAGRLRELGDVLGVLQLEADDFLRAGAEGKVDAAEVEALIQARLQARADKNWAESDRIRDQLTAMGVVLEDGKGGTTWRLAD; encoded by the coding sequence GTGCTTACCATCTACAACACGCTGAGCAAAACCAAGGAAGTCTTCAAGCCGCTCGATGGCAACAAGGTGCGTATGTACGTGTGCGGCATGACCGTGTACGACTACTGCCACCTGGGCCATGGCCGCAGCATGGTGGCCTTCGACCTGGTCACCCGTTGGCTGCGCAAGAGCGGCTATGAGCTGACCTATGTGCGCAACATCACCGACATCGATGACAAGATCATCAACCGGGCCAACGAGAACGGCGAAACCTTCGACGCGCTCACGGCCCGCATGATCGATGCGATGCACGAGGACGAACGGCGCCTGAACATCCTCAAGCCGGACCAGGAACCGCGTGCCACCGACCATATCGCCGGCATGCACGCGATGATCCAGACCTTGATCGACAAGGGCTACGCCTACGCGCCCGGCAATGGCGACGTGTACTACCGGGTCGGCAAGTTCGTCGGCTACGGCAAGCTGTCGCGCAAGAAGATCGAGGACCTGCGCATCGGTGCCCGCATCGAGGTCGATGAGGCCAAGCAGGACCCGCTCGACTTCGTCCTGTGGAAGGGCGTCAAGCCGGGCGAGCCGTACTGGGATTCGCCGTGGGGGCCGGGCCGTCCGGGCTGGCACATCGAGTGCTCGGTGATGTCCACCTGCTGCCTGGGCGAGAGCTTCGACATCCACGGTGGCGGCAGCGACCTGGAGTTCCCGCACCACGAGAACGAAATCGCCCAGAGCGAAGCGGCGACCGGCAAGCAGTACGCCAATGCCTGGATGCATTGCGGCATGATCCGCATCAATGGCGAGAAGATGTCCAAGTCATTGAACAACTTCTTCACCATCCGTGACGTGCTCGACGTATACCACCCGGAGGTGGTGCGCTACCTGCTGGTGGCCAGTCACTACCGCAGTGCTATCAACTACTCCGAAGACAGCCTGCGTGATGCCAAAGGTGCCTTGGAGCGCTTCTATCACGCACTGCGGGGTTTGCCGCGTGTGGCAGCCAAGGGTGGCGAGGAATTCGTCGAGCGCTTCAGCGTGGCGATGAACGACGACTTCAACACCCCCGAAGCCTGTGCCGTGCTGTTCGACCTGGTGCGCGAGATCAACCGCCTGCGCGACAGCGAGCCGGATGCGGCTGCTGGCCTGGCCGGTCGCCTGCGCGAGCTGGGTGATGTGCTGGGTGTGCTGCAGCTGGAGGCCGATGACTTCCTGCGTGCAGGGGCTGAAGGCAAGGTCGATGCGGCTGAAGTGGAGGCGCTGATCCAGGCGCGTCTGCAGGCGCGTGCCGACAAGAACTGGGCAGAGTCCGACCGGATCCGTGACCAGCTGACCGCCATGGGGGTGGTGCTGGAAGACGGCAAGGGTGGCACTACCTGGCGTCTGGCTGACTGA
- a CDS encoding sensor histidine kinase, whose product MPLLNPTKGWSSSTSRLLALYSFLFVAWSSILMGVLYFEVSSYLNKLTRHSMLQRQHLFAHMSGKQLDDALIASQAFEERAFDAYGLFDAQLNPIGGRIRAIPPELGLDGKVHELERCLDADDPHMPRDSCDAVAIKVQDGRWLVLLRDNGSLFVVTRIILHALLWGISLTLIPGFAGWYMLRRRPLKRIRAIQAQAELIVAGDLTHRLPLSARRDELDMLAAIVNAMLDRIERLMHEVKGVCDNIAHDLRTPLTRLRAQLYRIRQQSGLDSAQAEALDQAIGETDTLMARFRGLLRISELEDRQRRAGFIELHPRELLVELHDFYLPLAEDGGIRLQLQQPEHLAALHGDRELLFEALANLVGNAIKFTPEGGRVAITATQDETGVHIAIEDSGPGIPEQERTAVLKRFYRSDEGHRHPGFGLGLSIVAAIVDLHGFGLEVGDSELGGAKLVLHCPLAGLPR is encoded by the coding sequence ATGCCATTGCTGAACCCAACTAAGGGCTGGAGCTCCTCGACCAGCCGCCTGCTGGCGTTGTACAGCTTCCTCTTCGTGGCCTGGAGCAGCATCCTCATGGGGGTGCTGTATTTCGAGGTGTCCAGCTACCTGAACAAGCTTACCCGCCACTCCATGCTGCAGCGCCAGCACCTTTTCGCACACATGAGCGGCAAGCAGCTGGACGACGCCCTGATCGCCAGCCAGGCATTCGAGGAGCGTGCCTTCGATGCCTACGGCCTGTTCGACGCCCAGCTCAACCCGATCGGCGGGCGCATCCGTGCTATCCCGCCGGAACTGGGCCTGGACGGCAAGGTGCATGAACTCGAGCGCTGCCTGGACGCCGATGACCCGCACATGCCGCGTGACAGCTGCGACGCGGTGGCAATCAAGGTTCAGGACGGCCGCTGGCTGGTCCTGCTGCGCGACAACGGCTCGTTGTTCGTGGTGACACGCATCATCCTGCACGCGTTGCTATGGGGCATATCGCTGACACTCATCCCTGGCTTCGCTGGCTGGTACATGCTGCGGCGCAGGCCTTTGAAACGCATTCGCGCGATACAGGCGCAGGCAGAGCTGATCGTCGCCGGCGACCTCACCCACCGCCTGCCACTGTCGGCCCGGCGCGACGAACTGGACATGCTGGCGGCCATCGTCAACGCCATGCTTGACCGGATCGAACGGCTGATGCACGAGGTCAAGGGCGTGTGCGACAACATTGCCCACGACCTGCGCACACCGCTCACCCGCCTGCGAGCGCAGCTGTACCGCATCCGCCAGCAGAGCGGGTTGGACTCAGCGCAAGCCGAAGCACTGGACCAGGCCATCGGCGAAACCGATACCCTGATGGCACGTTTTCGTGGCCTGTTGCGCATCAGTGAGCTGGAGGATCGCCAGCGCCGCGCCGGCTTCATTGAGCTTCACCCGCGTGAGTTGCTGGTGGAGTTGCACGATTTCTACCTGCCCCTGGCTGAAGATGGCGGCATCCGCCTGCAGCTGCAGCAGCCTGAGCACCTGGCGGCGCTGCATGGGGACCGTGAGTTGCTGTTCGAAGCGCTGGCCAACCTGGTGGGCAATGCCATCAAGTTCACGCCAGAAGGTGGCCGGGTAGCCATTACCGCGACGCAGGACGAGACAGGCGTGCATATCGCTATCGAGGACAGCGGACCTGGGATTCCGGAACAAGAGCGCACTGCAGTGCTGAAGCGGTTCTATCGCAGCGATGAAGGCCACCGCCACCCGGGATTCGGCCTCGGTTTGTCGATCGTTGCGGCGATCGTCGACTTGCACGGGTTTGGGCTGGAGGTGGGTGACAGTGAGCTGGGCGGGGCCAAGCTGGTCTTGCATTGCCCATTGGCGGGGTTGCCGAGGTAA
- a CDS encoding response regulator transcription factor, producing MPRVLTIEDDAVTGQEIVAELTSHGLEVDWADNGREGLAKAIGGGYDLITLDRMLPEVDGLTIVTTLRNLKIATPILMISALSDVDERVRGLRAGGDDYLTKPFASDEMAARVEVLLRRNSVPMTQTRLQVADLQLDLISHEARRGDQTLNLLPTEYKLLEYLMRHSGQVITRMMIFEEVWGYHFDPGTNLIDVHIGRLRKKIDSPGQAPLIRTVRGSGYAIAEPN from the coding sequence ATGCCACGCGTACTGACCATCGAAGACGACGCCGTCACCGGCCAGGAAATCGTCGCCGAACTCACCAGCCACGGTCTGGAAGTGGATTGGGCAGACAATGGCCGTGAAGGCCTGGCCAAAGCCATCGGCGGCGGCTATGACCTGATCACCCTGGACCGCATGCTGCCTGAGGTCGATGGCCTGACCATCGTCACCACCCTGCGCAACCTTAAAATCGCAACGCCAATCCTGATGATCAGCGCTCTGTCCGACGTCGATGAGCGTGTCCGAGGCTTGCGTGCCGGTGGCGACGACTACCTGACCAAGCCGTTCGCCTCCGACGAGATGGCTGCACGGGTGGAAGTGCTGCTGCGGCGCAACAGCGTGCCGATGACCCAGACCCGACTGCAGGTCGCCGACCTGCAACTGGACCTGATCAGCCATGAGGCCCGCCGCGGCGACCAGACGCTCAACCTGTTGCCAACCGAGTACAAACTGCTGGAGTACCTGATGCGCCACAGCGGCCAGGTGATCACGCGGATGATGATCTTCGAGGAAGTTTGGGGCTACCACTTCGACCCTGGCACCAACCTGATCGATGTGCATATCGGCCGCCTGCGCAAGAAGATCGATTCCCCCGGGCAAGCGCCGCTGATCCGTACCGTACGGGGCTCCGGCTATGCCATTGCTGAACCCAACTAA
- a CDS encoding branched-chain amino acid aminotransferase, with translation MSNESINWDKLGFDYIKTDKRYLSVWRNGEWDKGTLTEDNVLHISEGSTALHYGQQCFEGLKAYRCKDGSINLFRPDQNAARMQRSCARLLMPQVPTDVFIEACKQVVKANEKFVPPHGKGALYLRPFVIGTGDNIGVRTAPEFIFSVFAIPVGSYFKGGMKPHNFQISSFDRAAPQGTGAAKVGGNYAASLQPGAEAKKANFADAIYLDPLTHTKIEEVGSANFFGITANNEFITPKSASVLPGITRLSLMELASSRLGLTVIEGDVEINKLDRFIEAGACGTAAVITPIGGIEYNGKLHVFHDLEKVGPVTQKLYNELTGIQSGDVEAPAGWIVKVA, from the coding sequence ATGAGTAACGAAAGCATTAACTGGGACAAGCTGGGTTTCGACTACATCAAGACCGACAAGCGCTACCTGTCCGTATGGCGCAACGGTGAGTGGGACAAAGGCACCCTGACCGAAGACAATGTGCTGCACATCAGTGAAGGCTCCACTGCCCTGCACTATGGCCAGCAGTGCTTCGAAGGCCTGAAGGCCTACCGCTGCAAAGACGGCTCGATCAACCTGTTCCGCCCTGACCAGAACGCCGCCCGCATGCAGCGCAGCTGCGCTCGCCTGCTGATGCCGCAGGTGCCGACCGATGTGTTCATCGAGGCCTGCAAGCAAGTGGTCAAGGCCAACGAGAAATTCGTCCCGCCACACGGCAAGGGTGCCCTGTACCTGCGCCCGTTCGTGATCGGCACCGGCGATAACATCGGCGTGCGCACCGCCCCCGAGTTCATCTTCTCGGTATTCGCCATCCCGGTTGGCTCGTACTTCAAAGGCGGCATGAAGCCGCACAACTTCCAGATTTCCAGCTTCGACCGCGCCGCGCCACAGGGCACCGGCGCCGCCAAGGTCGGCGGCAACTATGCAGCCAGCCTGCAGCCAGGTGCTGAAGCCAAGAAAGCCAACTTCGCCGACGCCATCTACCTCGATCCGCTGACCCACACCAAGATCGAGGAAGTCGGCTCGGCCAACTTCTTCGGCATCACCGCCAACAATGAATTCATCACCCCGAAATCGGCCTCGGTACTGCCAGGTATCACCCGCCTGTCGCTGATGGAACTGGCGTCCTCGCGCCTGGGCCTGACCGTGATCGAAGGCGATGTCGAAATCAACAAGCTCGACCGCTTCATCGAAGCGGGTGCCTGCGGCACCGCCGCGGTGATCACCCCGATCGGTGGCATCGAGTACAACGGCAAGCTGCACGTGTTCCACGACCTGGAAAAAGTCGGCCCGGTCACCCAGAAGCTCTATAACGAGCTGACTGGCATTCAGAGTGGCGACGTCGAAGCACCGGCTGGCTGGATCGTCAAGGTCGCCTGA
- a CDS encoding glyoxalase superfamily protein, protein MPLAPAIPILRIFSVEKAKEFYLDFLGFTLDWEHRFSPDLPLYAQIHRDGLILHLSEHHGDACPGSSVFARTDELLALQRELQDKQYGYARPQAERVDWGLQMQIRDPFGNLLRFCQQIDDEAAP, encoded by the coding sequence ATGCCTCTCGCCCCTGCCATCCCCATCCTGCGTATTTTCTCGGTCGAAAAGGCCAAGGAGTTCTACCTCGACTTCCTCGGCTTCACCCTGGACTGGGAGCACCGCTTCAGCCCGGACCTGCCTTTGTATGCGCAAATTCATCGCGACGGCCTGATCCTGCACCTGAGCGAGCACCACGGCGACGCGTGCCCAGGCTCGTCGGTGTTTGCCCGCACCGACGAACTGCTGGCACTGCAACGTGAACTGCAGGACAAGCAGTACGGCTATGCCCGCCCACAGGCTGAGCGCGTCGATTGGGGCCTACAGATGCAGATACGCGACCCGTTCGGCAACTTGCTGCGTTTCTGCCAGCAGATCGATGACGAGGCCGCGCCATGA
- a CDS encoding urease accessory protein UreD — MLLAERVEKSEDDAGWSAYLQLRFVERAGVTRLGARRHFGPLLVQRPFYPEGAPCHVYVLHPPGGIVAGDRLELDLQLEPGSHALLTMPGASKFYRSIGPTAWLTQRFHLQAGSTLEWLPQDSIFFSGARASLDSRFTLEPGARLLAWETLCLGRPVMDERFAQGALDSRLSIEVPDDPGLSERLRITGGQLDKLGGHPLLATFCAYPADPALLEKVRPLLDELKTPGGATLLGSLLVIRLLDHDNQHLQHTLQRLWHVLRPAVLGLPACPPRIWAT, encoded by the coding sequence ATGTTGCTGGCGGAGCGCGTCGAAAAATCTGAAGATGATGCAGGCTGGAGCGCCTACCTGCAGTTGCGCTTTGTCGAGCGTGCTGGCGTGACCCGCCTTGGTGCGCGTCGTCATTTTGGCCCGCTTTTGGTGCAGCGGCCGTTCTACCCGGAAGGTGCGCCGTGCCACGTCTATGTGCTGCATCCGCCAGGGGGCATCGTTGCCGGTGATCGCCTGGAACTGGATCTTCAGCTAGAGCCTGGCAGCCATGCATTGCTGACCATGCCCGGCGCCAGCAAGTTTTATCGAAGTATCGGCCCCACCGCATGGCTGACCCAACGTTTTCATCTGCAAGCGGGCAGCACCCTGGAGTGGCTGCCCCAGGACAGCATTTTCTTTTCCGGTGCACGGGCCAGCCTCGACAGCCGCTTCACCCTCGAGCCCGGTGCTCGCCTGCTGGCCTGGGAGACGCTCTGCCTGGGCCGACCGGTGATGGACGAGCGTTTCGCTCAGGGCGCGCTGGACAGCCGTCTTAGCATCGAGGTGCCCGACGACCCTGGCTTGAGCGAGCGCCTGCGCATCACCGGTGGCCAACTCGACAAACTCGGCGGGCACCCCTTGCTCGCTACTTTCTGCGCGTACCCGGCAGATCCGGCCTTGCTGGAAAAGGTGCGGCCTCTGCTCGATGAACTGAAAACGCCGGGCGGCGCCACCTTGCTCGGTTCGCTGCTGGTGATTCGCCTGCTGGACCACGACAACCAACATCTGCAACACACCCTGCAGCGCCTCTGGCACGTCCTGCGGCCGGCCGTCCTCGGCCTGCCGGCGTGCCCGCCGCGCATCTGGGCCACTTGA